From Lysinibacillus sp. SGAir0095, the proteins below share one genomic window:
- a CDS encoding cold-shock protein gives MHQGKVKWFNNEKGYGFIECNDGEDVFVHFTGIQEEGFRTLDEGQPVSFDIVEGNRGPQASNVVKL, from the coding sequence ATGCACCAAGGAAAAGTGAAATGGTTCAATAATGAAAAGGGCTATGGTTTCATTGAATGCAACGATGGTGAAGACGTTTTCGTTCACTTCACTGGCATACAAGAAGAAGGATTTAGAACGTTAGATGAGGGACAACCTGTGTCGTTTGATATTGTAGAAGGAAATCGCGGTCCCCAAGCCTCAAATGTTGTAAAACTATAA
- a CDS encoding formate--tetrahydrofolate ligase, whose protein sequence is MTTTKPLSDLQIASQTKMKPITEIAQSAQIPLDAIEQYGKYKAKIDSTKISGSTNGKVVLVTATSPTPAGEGKSTITVGLSDALKQLQQKVIVALREPSLGPVMGIKGGATGGGYSQVVPMEDINLHFTGDLHSITTANNALAALIDNHIHQGNELQIDPRRITWKRVLDINDRALRNIVVGLGGPVQGVPREDGFDITVASEIMAIFCLATSLENLKERLANIVIGYTYMKEPVFVRDLGVEGALTLLLKDAFKPNLVQTIEGTPALVHGGPFANIAHGCNSIIATQTARKLADIVVTEAGFGADLGAEKFMNIKARQGGFAPDAVVVVTTIRALKMHGGISKNELSKENVAALNSGIPNLEKHIDTIRQFGIEPVVALNRFITDSEAEIYTILNWAHANGVRIALTNVWEEGGKGGLELAEQVLEVLQEPHHFTPLYKTNASIKQKINTVVQKVYGGEGVQFTEKAKKQIAQIEQLEWDDLPICMAKTQYSLSDDPKQLGRPEGFRITVREVIPKLGAGFLVCLTGDIMTMPGLPKEPAALRMDVTEDGHALGLF, encoded by the coding sequence ATGACAACAACAAAACCATTATCTGATTTACAAATTGCAAGTCAAACGAAGATGAAGCCGATAACGGAGATTGCACAGTCTGCTCAAATCCCACTCGATGCAATCGAACAATACGGCAAATATAAAGCAAAAATTGATAGTACGAAAATTTCAGGAAGTACAAATGGGAAAGTAGTTCTTGTTACAGCAACAAGTCCAACCCCAGCAGGTGAAGGAAAGTCGACAATTACTGTTGGCCTTTCAGATGCTTTAAAGCAATTACAGCAGAAAGTAATCGTAGCATTACGAGAACCTTCGCTAGGGCCGGTAATGGGGATCAAGGGTGGTGCAACCGGTGGCGGCTACTCACAAGTTGTACCGATGGAAGATATCAATCTACATTTTACGGGAGACTTGCACAGTATAACGACTGCAAATAATGCCCTAGCTGCTCTCATTGATAATCATATACATCAAGGAAACGAGCTTCAAATTGATCCAAGACGAATTACTTGGAAGAGGGTATTAGACATAAACGACCGTGCCTTGCGTAACATCGTTGTGGGGTTAGGTGGTCCAGTGCAAGGTGTGCCACGTGAAGATGGCTTTGATATTACGGTAGCGTCTGAAATTATGGCCATCTTTTGCCTAGCAACAAGCTTAGAAAATTTAAAGGAACGCCTAGCTAATATTGTCATCGGATACACTTATATGAAAGAACCTGTATTTGTACGTGATTTGGGAGTTGAAGGAGCTTTAACCCTATTGTTAAAAGATGCGTTTAAACCGAATTTAGTTCAAACGATAGAGGGTACTCCAGCACTGGTGCATGGTGGTCCGTTTGCTAATATTGCACATGGGTGTAATTCGATTATTGCCACGCAAACTGCACGGAAGCTTGCTGATATTGTCGTGACAGAAGCTGGTTTTGGAGCAGATTTGGGTGCAGAGAAATTTATGAATATCAAGGCACGCCAAGGTGGTTTTGCTCCGGATGCTGTAGTTGTTGTCACAACGATTCGCGCTTTAAAGATGCATGGAGGAATTTCAAAAAACGAGCTTTCAAAAGAAAATGTAGCGGCTTTAAATAGTGGAATTCCGAACTTAGAAAAGCATATTGATACGATTCGTCAATTTGGTATTGAACCCGTTGTAGCATTAAATCGATTTATCACGGATTCAGAAGCTGAAATTTATACAATTTTAAATTGGGCTCATGCAAACGGTGTCCGTATAGCACTTACGAATGTATGGGAAGAAGGCGGCAAGGGTGGACTTGAACTTGCTGAGCAAGTACTTGAAGTGCTTCAAGAACCACATCATTTTACGCCTCTTTATAAAACGAATGCGTCAATTAAACAAAAAATCAATACAGTTGTTCAAAAAGTATACGGTGGCGAAGGTGTCCAATTTACAGAAAAAGCGAAAAAACAAATTGCCCAAATAGAGCAATTGGAATGGGATGATCTCCCTATTTGTATGGCTAAAACGCAATATTCATTATCGGATGACCCAAAACAATTAGGTCGACCAGAAGGTTTTAGAATTACTGTGCGAGAAGTTATTCCTAAGTTAGGTGCAGGATTCCTCGTTTGTTTAACAGGCGACATCATGACAATGCCAGGCTTACCAAAGGAACCAGCTGCTCTTCGTATGGATGTAACTGAAGATGGACATGCACTTGGCTTATTTTAA
- the uvrA gene encoding excinuclease ABC subunit UvrA gives MKDMIEIYGAKENNLKNVSLMIPKQKLVVLTGPSGSGKSTLAMDILQRECQRQYMESMGMPTEGMSKPNVERIIGLSPSIGVGQHVTNRNPRSTVGTVTDMYTYLRLIYEKLGERQCPNCHELIPPTISQGETTEETGFKEYIYCPHCNERLEKLTRSHFSFNTLEGACDSCGGLGKVVEINIDSLFQEDLSMEDGGVLHAHWQGTYGDYNKGIFKEATKHYGIPFDEKLPLKDYSAPLKDLLLYGVEDEKFIVHFPDVKPPKTVGKGKFVGILAAMWRRYKEGSSSDADYFYTDTCPECEGKKLKKESREVFVSGRSITEVSSDSLDKIYGWLKQLASDIPQESSSLIETFLHDLTTKVSRIIDVGLGYLSIDRQTITLSGGEAQRLRLASILGSGLTGVLYILDEPTAGLHPKDTKGLVQIMKQLRDLGNTVLVIEHDVEVMREADYIIDMGPGAGSFGGQVVGEGSLESLIEQEASVTGAFLRVEENAVFKRREGTGDTITIHNAYKHNLKNVTATFPLGCLISVSGVSGSGKSTLVFDVLNSYDDGKIEGCDNITGFESISRVISVDQSPLSRMQRSNVATYTDIFTLVRNLYASLPEAKSKGLKAKEFSFNTPGGRCENCQGLGFVTINMHFLPDLEVQCPVCHGKRFTEEILAVKYKGYSISEILDLSIEESLEIFEDNKKIFPMIRLLIEIGLGYLKWGQSLTTLSGGEGQRLKLSKELNKPTKDHTLYVLDEPSTGLHPRDIKQLLLLLNRLVDVGNTVIVVEHNSDIIRESDWIIDLGPEGGNAGGVIIAQGTPEQIAAEKASYTGVYLNL, from the coding sequence ATGAAGGATATGATTGAAATCTATGGGGCCAAGGAGAATAATTTGAAAAATGTTTCTCTGATGATTCCAAAGCAAAAACTAGTTGTTTTAACAGGACCATCAGGCTCAGGTAAGTCGACCTTAGCAATGGATATTTTACAAAGGGAATGTCAAAGACAATATATGGAATCTATGGGGATGCCTACAGAGGGGATGAGCAAGCCGAATGTTGAAAGAATTATTGGGCTTTCACCTTCCATAGGTGTAGGGCAGCATGTGACAAATCGAAATCCTCGTTCTACAGTTGGTACAGTTACGGATATGTACACGTATTTACGACTTATTTATGAAAAATTGGGTGAACGACAATGTCCAAATTGTCACGAGCTTATTCCTCCTACTATTTCTCAAGGTGAAACAACTGAAGAAACTGGGTTCAAAGAGTATATCTATTGTCCTCATTGCAATGAGCGATTAGAAAAATTAACGAGATCACATTTCTCATTTAATACGTTAGAAGGAGCATGTGATTCTTGTGGAGGTTTAGGAAAAGTAGTTGAAATTAACATAGACTCACTCTTTCAAGAGGACTTAAGCATGGAAGATGGAGGAGTTCTTCATGCACATTGGCAAGGAACTTATGGGGATTATAATAAGGGTATCTTCAAAGAAGCTACAAAGCACTATGGAATTCCTTTTGATGAAAAACTACCGTTAAAGGATTATTCTGCACCATTAAAGGATTTACTGTTATATGGTGTTGAGGATGAAAAATTCATTGTACACTTTCCAGACGTAAAGCCACCTAAAACGGTAGGAAAAGGGAAATTTGTAGGCATATTAGCTGCCATGTGGAGAAGGTATAAAGAGGGGAGTTCTTCTGACGCTGACTATTTCTATACAGATACTTGTCCAGAATGCGAAGGGAAAAAGTTGAAAAAAGAAAGTAGAGAAGTGTTCGTAAGCGGCAGATCCATAACAGAGGTTTCATCCGATTCATTAGACAAGATATATGGATGGTTAAAACAACTGGCATCTGATATACCACAAGAAAGTAGTAGCCTAATAGAAACATTTCTACATGATTTAACAACCAAAGTATCTCGGATTATTGATGTGGGTCTAGGTTATTTATCCATTGACAGACAAACGATTACGCTTTCTGGAGGGGAAGCGCAGCGTTTAAGATTAGCTTCCATCCTAGGATCAGGATTGACTGGCGTATTGTATATACTAGATGAACCAACAGCTGGACTTCATCCAAAAGATACGAAAGGCTTGGTTCAAATTATGAAGCAATTAAGAGATTTAGGAAATACAGTACTCGTAATCGAACATGATGTGGAAGTGATGCGAGAAGCTGATTACATTATCGATATGGGCCCGGGCGCAGGAAGTTTTGGTGGACAAGTAGTGGGTGAAGGTAGTTTGGAGTCTCTAATTGAACAAGAAGCTTCGGTAACGGGTGCCTTTCTAAGAGTAGAAGAAAATGCCGTTTTCAAACGTAGAGAGGGCACTGGGGATACGATTACAATTCACAATGCGTACAAACATAATTTGAAAAATGTTACGGCAACGTTTCCGCTTGGCTGTCTAATATCTGTTTCGGGTGTTTCAGGTTCAGGGAAGTCAACTTTAGTATTTGACGTACTAAACTCATATGATGATGGAAAAATTGAAGGATGTGACAACATAACGGGTTTTGAGTCAATTTCCAGAGTAATATCCGTCGATCAATCTCCCCTAAGCCGTATGCAACGATCGAATGTTGCAACCTATACAGATATCTTTACACTAGTTCGGAATTTATATGCTAGTCTACCAGAAGCAAAGTCAAAAGGGTTAAAAGCCAAAGAATTTTCGTTCAACACACCTGGTGGTCGATGTGAAAATTGTCAGGGTTTAGGGTTTGTAACGATTAACATGCATTTTTTGCCCGATCTAGAAGTACAATGTCCAGTATGTCATGGAAAAAGGTTTACAGAAGAAATATTAGCAGTGAAGTATAAAGGATATTCTATTTCCGAAATTTTAGATCTTTCAATTGAAGAAAGTCTAGAGATTTTTGAGGATAATAAGAAAATATTTCCGATGATTCGTTTATTAATTGAAATTGGTCTAGGTTATTTAAAATGGGGACAATCGCTTACAACCTTATCTGGTGGAGAAGGGCAACGACTAAAATTATCGAAGGAATTAAACAAACCGACAAAAGACCATACCTTGTATGTATTAGATGAGCCATCCACAGGACTTCACCCAAGAGATATTAAACAGCTTCTATTATTGCTGAATCGATTGGTCGATGTGGGGAACACAGTGATTGTCGTTGAACATAATAGTGATATTATACGTGAATCTGACTGGATCATTGATCTTGGTCCAGAAGGTGGTAATGCAGGAGGGGTAATTATAGCACAAGGTACACCAGAACAGATTGCAGCCGAGAAAGCTTCTTACACTGGAGTATATTTAAACTTATAA